The following are encoded together in the Sparus aurata chromosome 1, fSpaAur1.1, whole genome shotgun sequence genome:
- the palb2 gene encoding partner and localizer of BRCA2 isoform X2, translating into MIEHQNKVYMDTPAVLLMENSVKDTSHCEEQLRTTLYCDDKEKLRRKLVLLQKEYLRTAERLQRAERSEAVRSHVRSRITQQNHQDQRDPEVTPGPCQIPPPLMLDTQNKITSDVPQHQRPTGDYEMSRRSPVIRFLLPSDAACPQTPGPSHDEAKSHRPSPALRLRSRRSRLRWEKRTAEGSRSTDNSEEGPEQSERAETSRAEGGEERVETEGREVVNESEELFSSADSESPSLLLTHWNTCGPTETGNMEGKEKQRGQEKKTELRAEGKKESEQCNSLLTCGSAAIYTEGRGHDGSQNKRKETEGGDEGETGRGDRIGQFCEDSSNQDSDQNAAEEMESEKSHDKSVEIKEEKSEVVGGEHDVKAVGLLESCTLVEGLLFPAEYYVRTTRRMTSSQSQPDMQAVILSQLSNGRPRRSRGRGRGLKRDVRNYRHSDEYSPTDLSSLTAASPSIGRRIESQVADTPAELNSPSSSEVSDRISACQIDTDACFSPAVTTARPGRGRKKRRGRGRGRPQTPRCAPQPDLGQTSDDPLPTSSPVSSFPSLEAADGPNTYLIPGEAVPVPDDSQPASNHSTATQPSSGGSGAQCSSASGHQVYPIFLKSSGRTNRSSQMSRCTESWRSLLLPSSPPAQTSLLPLPSLSPSPMINNLMNFDIPQDFHLPDDQFASLKLHKLRQVAVESGVERFTSPSFNTRRSIRRSEICHSGGDPVMPHPLQLSLTPTIPRSPNPAEAKQTSTQPIDLQNLSREHELTGRLTSRTDTVPTESASVVQDCVANCVEQYKESDTVKDDVISKSDELDIKESSVTSSEKQPDGSGLVLPLEDQGSTNHQKEDKAIIKTLCFEEPFNTCTVQTCNGSEAPGGSPVQHLNAKCPDEELKESSKSTTSPARVNENQDKCPPLHSVHSQLLMSPPLASTPFITPHLRSSALLSSPTLLPSLGFTPRPAALPLTSSPSAPALTLPPPHSPSIQVLSPPALSPCPSFTSLPPSQPPTSPAGQILASSEQSQRVEVVELATSVHSQGSGRQTGLTIEEPAEEHMMRCIHTLEAPAGGCLVDACCLLGSSGGLCVAAAGKWAVCLWSQTSASQWSLIHTWAFSEPVINVFPVPDAAGLICVTLGQLEIKEVRMLSCCSLLQVPLCDGLVQAVAGVSRSRVVTSSHSASGSTLQALTLSDSGSTQSCQPLVSPGVCVGALAPVDGLSDALIGTDEGGCLFVWNLKTGQLLRRIFLGEGLSHTACIRGYSSCGVLFVLLQHQLLSLEEEEEEEDESKKTALLSLIAVNPLSGKSVLATHLYPPKAWSGRLCEADVSRGSVVGLSQSGCVCVWELGRRGASRMVSAPESEGWQLARWGAGGTLLTGHHNGDVTLHYDSTS; encoded by the exons ATGATCGAACATCAAAATAAAGTTTACATGGACACACCAGCGGTGCTGCT GATGGAGAACAGTGTGAAAGATACCTCACACTGTGAGGAGCAGCTGAGGACTACACTTTACTGCGATGACAAGGAGAAG CTTCGTAGGAAGTTGGTGCTGTTACAAAAGGAATACCTGAGGACAGCAGAGAGACTTCAG CGTGCCGAGCGTTCAGAGGCAGTGAGGAGTCATGTGAGGAGCAGGATTACCCAGCAGAACCATCAGGACCAGAGAGACCCAGAGGTCACACCCGGACCTTGTCAGATCCCACCTCCACTGATGCTGGACACGCAGAACAAGATAACATCGGATGTACCTCAGCACCAGAGACCCACTGGTG ATTATGAAATGTCCAGGAGGAGCCCGGTGATCAGGTTCCTGCTCCCCTCTGATGCTGCCTGTCCACAAACTCCAGGTCCTAGCCACGATGAAGCTAAAAGTCACAGACCCAGTCCTGCCCTGCGCCTGAGGTCACGACGCAGCCGCCTACGCTGGGAGAAGCGGACTGCTGAGGGCAGCAGGAGCACAGACAACAGTGAGGAAGGACCGGAGCAGAGTGAAAGGGCCGAGACCTCAAGAGCAGAAGGAGGCGAAGAGAGAGTCgaaacagagggaagagaggTTGTGAATGAAAGTGAAGAGCTGTTTTCCAGTGCAGATTCTGAGTCTCCCTCCCTGCTGCTAACACACTGGAACACTTGTGGACCAACTGAAACGGGAAACATGGAGGGAaaggagaaacagagaggacaagaaaaaaagactgaattaagagctgaagggaaaaaagaatCAGAGCAGTGCAATTCGTTGCTCACATGTGGGAGCGCTGCTATATACACTGAAGGAAGGGGACACGATGgctcacaaaacaaaagaaaggagactgagggaggagatgaaggtGAAACTGGCAGAGGAGACAGGATTGGACAGTTTTGTGAAGACAGCAGTAATCAAGATTCTGACCAaaatgcagcagaggagatggaAAGTGAAAAAAGTCATGATAAATCAgttgaaataaaagaagaaaaaagtgaggTGGTTGGAGGAGAGCATGATGTAAAGGCAGTGGGTCTGCTGGAATCCTGTACCTTAGTGGAAGGGCTACTTTTTCCAGCAGAGTACTACGTGCGAACCACAAGACgtatgacatcatcacagagccagcctgaCATGCAGGCCGTCATACTCTCCCAGCTGAGCAATGGACGACCTCGCAGGAGCCGAGGCCGCGGCAGAGGATTGAAAAGGGACGTACGCAACTATAGGCATTCAGATGAATACTCTCCGACAGATTTGTCCTCACTGACAGCTGCATCGCCGTCTATAGGACGTCGTATTGAGTCACAGGTTGCTGACACGCCCGCTGAGCTGAACAGTCCGAGCTCCAGTGAGGTTTCAGATCGAATCTCAGCTTGTCAGATCGACACGGACGCTTGTTTTTCTCCTGCAGTCACCACTGCTCGTCCAGGAAGAggcaggaagaagagaagaggaaggggCAGAGGGAGACCTCAGACCCCTCGATGCGCCCCTCAGCCAGACCTTGGACAAACCTCAGACGATCCACTACCCACCAGCTCCCCGGTCTCTTCCTTCCCATCGCTTGAAGCAGCTGATGGACCAAATACCTATCTCATTCCAGGAGAAGCTGTCCCAGTGCCAGATGACTCCCAGCCTGCATCCAATCACAGCACAGCTACACAGCCTTCTTCTGGAGGCAGTGGGGCTCAGTGTAGCTCTGCCTCTGGACATCAGGTCTATCCCATCTTTCTGAAGAGCAGCGGTAGGACGAACAGATCCTCACAGATGAGCAGAT GCACAGAAAGCTGGCGAtctctcctcctgccctcctctCCACCTGCCCAAACGTCTCTGCTTCCTCTGCCCTCTCTGTCACCCAGCCCGATGATTAACAACCTAATGAACTTTGACATCCCCCAAGACTTCCATCTCCCCGATGACCAGTTTGCCTCCCTCAAGCTGCACAAGCTTCGCCAAGTCGCTGTGGAGTCGGGAGTTGAACGCTTCACATCGCCATCTTTCAACACACGCAGGAGCATCCGGCGCTCTGAGATTTGCCACAGCGGCGGTGACCCGGTGATGCCCCATCCACTCCAGCTCAGCCTCACACCCACAATTCCTCGTTCACCCAATCCCGCTGAAGCAAAACAAACTTCTACGCAACCCATAGACCTCCAAAACCTGTCAAGAGAGCACGAGCTTACAGGTAGATTGACAAGCCGGACTGACACCGTCCCGACCgaatctgcttcagttgttcaagATTGTGTTGCTAACTGTGTCGAGCAATATAAAGAGAGTGATACTGTGaaggatgatgtcatcagtaaGTCAGATGAACTCGACATAAAGGAGTCTTCTGTCacttcatcagaaaaacaaccagatggTTCTGGTTTAGTCCTTCCTTTGGAGGATCAGGGGTCCACAAACCACCAAAAAGAAGACAAAGCTATCATCAAGACTCTTTGCTTCGAGGAGCCTTTCAACACCTGCACTGTACAGACGTGTAACGGCAGTGAAGCTCCAGGAGGGTCTCCCGTGCAACATCTGAATGCCAAATGTCCTGATGAAGAGTTAAAGGAATCCTCTAAATCTACCACAAGTCCTGCCAGAGTCAATGAAAATCAGGACAAGTGTCCACCGCTCCACAGTGTCCACTCTCAGCTCCTGATGAGCCCTCCTCTGGCATCAACACCCTTCATAACCCCCCACCTGCGCTCCTCCGCCCTCCTCTCCAGCCCCACACTGCTACCCTCACTTGGATTCACCCCCCGCCCTGCTGCCCTTCCCCTGAcatcctctccctctgccccaGCTCtcactctgcctcctcctcacagcCCGTCCATCCaggtcctctctcctccagctctctctccaTGTCCGTCCTTCACTTCCCTCCCTCCTAGCCAACCCCCTACTTCCCCTGCCGGTCAGATTCTGGCTTCGTCCGAGCAGTCCCAGAGGGTTGAAGTGGTTGAACTGGCTACGAGCGTCCACTCACAGGGCTCAGGCCGTCAGACGGGCCTGACGATAGAGGAGCCAGCGGAGGAACACATGATGAGATGCATACACACGTTAGAG gcccCAGCAGGAGGCTGTCTGGTGGATGCGTGCTGTCTGCTCGGATCCTCAGGTGGTTTGTGTGTAGCGGCAGCTGGAAAATGGGCAGTGTGTCTCTGGAGTCAGACTTCAGCTTCTCAATGGAGCTTAATACACACCTGGGCTTTCAGTGAG CCGGTGATCAATGTGTTTCCCGTCCCGGACGCTGCTGGGCTGATTTGTGTGACTTTGGGTCAGTTAGAAATCAAAGAAGTGAG GATGCTGTCGTGCTGCAGCCTCTTGCAGGTGCCGCTCTGTGATGGACTCGTCCAGGCTGTTGCTGGAGTGTCCAGGTCCAGAGTGGTTACCTCCTCGCATTCAGCATCTGGTTCCACCCTGCAGGCGTTGACGCTGTCCGACAGTGGAAG CACACAGAGCTGTCAGCCGCTGGTGTCTCCCGGTGTGTGTGTCGGGGCCCTCGCTCCGGTGGACGGACTCTCAGATGCTCTGATCGGCACAGATGAGGGAGGATGCCTCTTTGTCTG GAATTTGAAGACTGGACAGCTGCTGCGGAGAATCTTCCTCGGAGAGGGTTTATCCCACACAGCTTGTATCAGAGGATACTCCTCCTGT GGAGTGTTAtttgtcctgctgcagcatcaGTTGCTCAGcctagaggaggaggaggaggaggaggacgaaaGCAAGAAGACCGCCCTGCTCTCTTTGATCGCTGTTAACCCTCTGAGTGGGAAATCTGTCCTGGCTACTCATCTGTACCCACCCAAAGCCTGGTCCGGCCG GCTGTGTGAAGCTGATGTTAGCAGAGGCAGCGTGGTGGGTCTGAGTCAGAGcggttgtgtgtgcgtgtgggagCTCGGGCGTCGCGGGGCCTCCAGGATGGTGTCGGCTCCCGAGAGCGAAGGCTGGCAGTTGGCCCGATGGGGGGCAGGAGGTACGCTGCTGACCGGACATCATAACGGTGATGTCACCTTACACTACGACAGTACGAGTTAG